In one Denitratisoma sp. genomic region, the following are encoded:
- a CDS encoding potassium transporter TrkG: protein MERLLAVLNVFARIALIFGLALLLPIGVSWWIGDGALAAFDEALLGTLAGAGAAALATQRFRRELRANDGILLVVMCWVLLPIIASVPLMLGIPGLGFADAYFEAVSGLTATGATALSGLDRLPPSINLWRTELHWIGGLGIIVLAVAVLPLLGVGGRQLMRAEVPSPIKDAGITPRVAETAKGFWKIYIGLTLLCALVYGLLGMGWLDALTHAFSTVALGGFSSHDASLGFFDSPALEAVTIGFALASGMSYVTHFAALSGRSLRPYLRDGELPFYLGVLGGSVLLVAVYIWQAGFYAEFATALRHAAFNTVSVATTLGYASTDYSKWPFFAPLWMLFLCSFVTCAGSTGGGLKMMRAIVLYKQVFREIIHAMHPHATTFVKLGGTVVPNKIILAVLGFGFLYMASTIFFTLALAASGADIVSAFSAAVACFNNTGPGLGLVGPDSNYGVFNDFQVWICSFAMLLGRLEIFTLLVVLTPAFWRK from the coding sequence ATGGAACGCCTGCTCGCCGTCCTCAACGTCTTCGCGCGCATCGCGCTGATATTCGGACTGGCCCTGCTGCTGCCGATCGGCGTGTCCTGGTGGATCGGCGATGGCGCCCTGGCCGCCTTCGACGAGGCCTTGCTGGGAACCCTGGCAGGCGCCGGCGCTGCGGCGCTGGCGACGCAGCGCTTCCGGCGCGAGCTGCGTGCCAACGACGGCATCCTGCTGGTGGTGATGTGCTGGGTGCTGCTGCCGATCATTGCCAGCGTGCCGCTGATGCTGGGCATCCCGGGGCTGGGCTTTGCCGACGCCTATTTCGAGGCGGTTTCCGGGCTCACCGCGACGGGCGCGACCGCCCTCAGCGGCCTGGACCGGCTGCCGCCCTCGATCAACTTGTGGCGCACCGAGCTGCACTGGATCGGCGGCCTCGGCATCATCGTGCTGGCGGTGGCCGTCCTGCCCCTGCTCGGCGTCGGCGGCCGCCAGCTGATGCGCGCCGAGGTGCCCAGCCCGATCAAGGATGCCGGCATCACGCCGCGCGTGGCGGAGACCGCCAAGGGCTTCTGGAAGATCTATATTGGACTGACGCTGCTGTGCGCGCTGGTCTACGGACTGCTCGGCATGGGCTGGCTGGACGCGCTCACCCACGCCTTCAGCACGGTGGCGCTGGGCGGCTTCTCCAGCCACGACGCCAGCCTCGGCTTTTTCGATTCGCCGGCGCTGGAGGCCGTCACCATCGGCTTCGCGCTGGCGTCGGGGATGAGCTACGTGACCCATTTCGCCGCGCTCTCCGGCCGCAGCCTGCGCCCTTACCTGCGCGACGGCGAACTGCCCTTTTACCTGGGCGTGCTCGGGGGAAGCGTGCTGCTGGTCGCCGTTTACATCTGGCAGGCGGGCTTCTATGCGGAGTTCGCCACCGCGCTGCGCCACGCCGCCTTCAACACGGTGTCGGTGGCGACGACGCTGGGTTATGCCTCGACCGACTACTCGAAATGGCCGTTCTTCGCGCCGCTGTGGATGCTGTTCCTGTGCAGCTTCGTCACTTGCGCCGGCTCCACCGGCGGCGGCCTGAAGATGATGCGCGCCATCGTCCTGTACAAGCAGGTCTTCCGCGAGATCATCCATGCCATGCATCCGCACGCCACCACATTCGTCAAGCTGGGCGGCACCGTCGTGCCGAACAAGATCATCCTGGCCGTGCTCGGCTTCGGTTTCCTCTACATGGCCAGCACCATCTTCTTCACCCTGGCGCTGGCGGCGAGCGGCGCCGACATCGTCAGCGCCTTCTCGGCGGCGGTGGCCTGCTTCAACAACACCGGCCCCGGCCTCGGCCTGGTCGGGCCGGACAGCAATTACGGCGTGTTCAACGACTTTCAGGTCTGGATCTGCAGCTTTGCCATGCTGCTCGGCCGGCTCGAAATATTCACGCTTCTGGTCGTCCTGACCCCGGCTTTCTGGCGCAAGTAG
- the hemE gene encoding uroporphyrinogen decarboxylase: protein MNKLKNDTFLRALLRQPTEHTPIWLMRQAGRYLPEYCETRRRAGNFMNLCKSPQMACEVTLQPLARYDLDAAILFSDILTVPDAMGLGLYFAEGEGPKFERPLREEWEIRNLAAPDPGVELRYVMDAVAEIRRALDNSVPLIGFSGSPFTLACYMIEGGASEDFRTIKAMLYDRPDLLHHVLEVNTTAVTAYLNAQIESGAQAVMIFDTWGGALSHRAYKEFSLAYMQRIVAGLKREHGGARIPSIVFTKGGGQWLEDIAAIGCDAVGLDWTTDIGAARRRVGDKVALQGNLDPVALFAQPEKIAQEARIILDAFGPGSGHVFNLGHGISQFTPPDHVSALVNAVHEHSRKQRQL, encoded by the coding sequence ATGAACAAGCTCAAAAACGATACCTTCCTGCGCGCCCTGCTGCGCCAGCCGACCGAGCACACCCCGATCTGGCTGATGCGCCAGGCCGGCCGCTACCTGCCCGAATACTGCGAAACGCGCCGCCGCGCCGGCAACTTCATGAACCTCTGCAAGAGCCCGCAGATGGCCTGCGAGGTGACCCTCCAGCCGCTGGCGCGCTATGACCTCGATGCGGCGATCCTGTTCTCCGACATCCTCACCGTGCCCGACGCCATGGGCCTCGGCCTGTATTTCGCCGAAGGCGAGGGGCCGAAGTTCGAGCGGCCCCTGCGCGAGGAATGGGAGATCCGCAACCTGGCCGCGCCCGACCCCGGCGTCGAGCTGCGCTACGTAATGGACGCGGTGGCGGAAATCCGCCGCGCGCTGGACAATTCCGTGCCGCTGATCGGCTTCTCGGGCAGCCCGTTCACCCTCGCCTGCTACATGATCGAGGGGGGCGCCTCGGAGGACTTCCGCACCATCAAGGCCATGCTCTACGACCGGCCCGATCTGCTGCACCATGTGCTGGAAGTGAATACCACGGCAGTGACCGCTTACCTCAATGCCCAGATCGAATCCGGCGCCCAGGCCGTGATGATCTTCGATACCTGGGGCGGCGCCCTCAGCCATCGCGCCTACAAGGAGTTCTCGCTGGCGTACATGCAACGCATCGTAGCCGGGCTGAAGCGGGAGCACGGCGGCGCGCGCATCCCGAGCATCGTATTCACCAAGGGCGGCGGCCAATGGCTGGAGGACATCGCGGCGATCGGCTGCGATGCCGTCGGCCTCGACTGGACCACCGATATCGGCGCGGCGCGCCGCCGCGTCGGCGACAAGGTGGCGCTGCAGGGCAACCTCGATCCGGTGGCGCTGTTTGCCCAGCCGGAAAAAATTGCGCAGGAAGCACGCATCATCCTCGACGCCTTCGGTCCGGGCAGCGGCCATGTCTTCAATCTCGGCCACGGCATTTCCCAGTTCACGCCGCCGGACCATGTCTCGGCGCTCGTGAATGCCGTGCACGAGCACAGCCGCAAGCAGCGCCAGCTCTAG
- a CDS encoding primosomal protein N', with protein sequence MNAPIVRVALDVPLPSGFDYFAHDADASDVGRRASVPFGRGEKIGVILEVLAGSDLPPEKLKPVRAILRDAPPLPADWLALAEFCSRYYQHPIGEVIALALPPALRRRDALPRLPDRDMFRITEEGRNALPQLAQRSIAARLLAALESNGVMTRRELRTVSVAAGKQMPHLLEKGWLRIEHAVPDRRTAAGPDLLDEQRRAVDGIAQAFGRFTPYLLHGVTGSGKTEVYLRLIGQALEKGGQALLLVPEIALTPQLEARVSNRFPGARLVSLHSSLAGGARAAGFLQALNGDADIVLGTRLSVFTPLPRLALIVVDEEHDRSFKQQEGMRYSARDVAVWRAKQRGVPIVLGSATPSLESWAAAQTGRYTLLELTARAVAEAMPEVRCVDIRREKLQDGMSEHLLRAIAARLERGEQSLIFLNRRGYAPVLACPSCGWVSRCPGCAANMVVHLADKRLRCHHCGREERIPVACPTCGNQDMHPFGRGTQRLEEALAARFPQARILRVDRDSAKSQSRWHAVLEAIHKGEADILVGTQMLAKGHDFPNLTLVGVLNADAALFAADFRAPERLFAQLMQVGGRSGRAALPGQVLVQTQYPEHPLYRALAAHDFAAFADAQLAERERAGFPPFTHQAMLRAEAPELKQALAFLKMASELGGELSEGQVSLYDAVPMRLHRLAHLERAQLLVESRSRPALQAFLAQWLAAIRALKTSRALRWHIDVDPLEF encoded by the coding sequence ATGAATGCGCCGATCGTCCGCGTTGCGCTCGATGTGCCGCTGCCGAGCGGCTTCGATTATTTCGCGCACGATGCGGATGCATCCGATGTCGGCCGACGCGCGAGCGTACCTTTCGGGCGCGGCGAAAAGATCGGCGTGATCCTGGAAGTGCTCGCGGGCAGCGATCTTCCGCCGGAAAAACTCAAGCCGGTGCGCGCCATCCTGCGCGATGCACCGCCGCTCCCGGCGGACTGGCTGGCGCTGGCCGAATTCTGCAGCCGCTACTACCAGCATCCCATCGGTGAAGTCATCGCCCTGGCCTTGCCGCCGGCGCTGCGGCGGCGCGATGCGCTGCCGCGCCTGCCCGACCGCGATATGTTCCGCATCACGGAAGAAGGGCGAAATGCGCTGCCGCAGCTTGCGCAGCGCAGCATCGCCGCGCGCCTGCTGGCGGCACTCGAGTCGAACGGCGTGATGACGCGCCGGGAACTGCGCACGGTGTCCGTCGCCGCCGGCAAGCAAATGCCGCACTTGCTGGAAAAAGGCTGGCTGCGTATCGAGCATGCGGTGCCGGACCGCAGGACGGCTGCCGGTCCCGACCTGCTCGATGAGCAGCGCCGGGCGGTGGACGGCATCGCGCAGGCCTTCGGCCGCTTCACCCCATACCTGCTGCACGGCGTCACCGGCAGCGGCAAGACCGAAGTCTATTTGCGGCTGATCGGGCAAGCGCTCGAAAAAGGCGGACAAGCCCTGCTGCTCGTGCCTGAGATCGCCCTGACGCCGCAGCTCGAGGCTAGGGTGAGCAATCGCTTTCCCGGCGCGCGGCTGGTGAGCCTGCACAGCAGTCTGGCGGGGGGGGCGCGCGCGGCGGGGTTTCTCCAGGCCCTGAACGGCGACGCCGACATCGTGCTCGGCACCCGCCTGTCGGTGTTCACCCCGCTGCCGCGCCTCGCGCTGATCGTGGTGGACGAGGAACACGATCGTTCCTTCAAGCAGCAGGAGGGGATGCGCTATTCGGCGCGCGACGTGGCGGTGTGGCGGGCGAAGCAGCGCGGCGTGCCGATCGTCCTCGGCTCGGCGACGCCGTCGCTGGAAAGCTGGGCTGCCGCGCAGACCGGCCGTTACACCCTGCTCGAACTGACCGCACGGGCGGTTGCGGAAGCCATGCCCGAGGTGCGCTGCGTCGACATTCGGCGCGAAAAGCTGCAGGACGGCATGAGCGAGCACTTGCTGCGGGCGATTGCCGCGAGGCTGGAGCGCGGCGAGCAGAGCCTCATCTTCCTCAACCGCCGCGGCTACGCGCCGGTGCTGGCCTGTCCATCCTGCGGCTGGGTGAGTCGCTGCCCCGGTTGCGCCGCGAACATGGTGGTGCATCTGGCCGACAAGCGGCTGCGCTGCCACCACTGCGGGCGCGAGGAGCGCATCCCCGTCGCCTGCCCGACCTGCGGCAACCAGGACATGCATCCCTTCGGCCGCGGCACGCAGCGGCTGGAGGAGGCGCTGGCGGCGCGCTTCCCGCAGGCGCGCATCCTGCGCGTCGACCGCGACAGCGCCAAGAGTCAGTCGCGCTGGCACGCCGTGCTCGAGGCCATCCACAAGGGCGAGGCCGACATCCTCGTCGGCACGCAGATGCTGGCCAAGGGCCATGACTTCCCGAATCTGACCCTGGTCGGCGTGCTGAACGCCGACGCGGCGCTGTTCGCCGCCGACTTCCGCGCGCCCGAGCGCCTGTTCGCCCAGCTCATGCAGGTGGGCGGCCGCAGCGGCCGCGCCGCCCTGCCCGGCCAGGTGCTGGTGCAGACCCAGTATCCCGAGCACCCCCTCTACCGCGCCCTGGCGGCGCACGATTTCGCCGCCTTCGCCGACGCCCAGCTCGCCGAGCGCGAGCGCGCCGGTTTTCCGCCCTTCACCCACCAGGCCATGCTGCGCGCCGAAGCGCCGGAGCTGAAGCAGGCGCTCGCTTTCCTGAAGATGGCGTCGGAACTGGGAGGAGAATTGTCGGAAGGCCAGGTGTCGCTCTACGACGCGGTGCCGATGCGGCTGCACCGTCTGGCCCACCTCGAGCGCGCCCAGCTGCTGGTCGAATCGCGCAGCCGGCCGGCGCTGCAGGCCTTCCTCGCGCAATGGCTGGCGGCCATCCGTGCGCTGAAGACATCGCGCGCCTTGCGCTGGCACATCGACGTCGACCCGCTGGAGTTTTGA
- a CDS encoding MFS transporter: protein MSGNLWIKVFLPFAAGYYLSYLLRTVNAVIAPELARELSLSAADLGLLTSAYLLTFAAFQIPLGLLLDRHGPRKVEAGLLLVAAAGTLLFAFGTSATQLTVARGLIGLGVSSCLMAAFKGFAQNFPPERQASLTGAIMASGGLGAITASLPLEFALPLIGWRGVFVGLTFLLALVAAWLFFSVPQRDVGVARESLSTQLKDVAGILAHRTFWRYAPPMTLVTGGFMAVQGLWAVPWLMNVNGLTRHQAAEVLFALNLAMLVSHLGIATFATRLARAGIRPPALLVGGYGLALAVQAAMVAGLEPAALLWFVYGLGVSGGSLSYALLSAHFAPSLSGRVTTTLNLMLFIGAFVLQWGLGVMIDGLILAGFTEATAYRSTFAIMLALQVAAYAWFLLEGRRK, encoded by the coding sequence ATGAGCGGCAATCTCTGGATCAAGGTATTCCTGCCCTTCGCCGCCGGCTACTACCTCTCCTACCTGCTGCGCACGGTGAACGCCGTCATCGCGCCGGAGCTGGCGCGCGAACTGTCGCTGTCGGCCGCCGACCTGGGCCTGCTCACCAGCGCCTACCTGCTGACCTTCGCGGCGTTCCAGATCCCGCTCGGCCTGCTGCTCGACCGTCACGGCCCGCGCAAGGTGGAGGCCGGCCTGCTGCTGGTCGCCGCAGCCGGCACCCTGCTGTTCGCCTTCGGCACCTCGGCCACCCAGCTCACCGTGGCGCGCGGCCTGATCGGGCTGGGCGTCTCGTCCTGCCTGATGGCCGCCTTCAAGGGCTTCGCGCAGAACTTCCCGCCGGAGCGGCAGGCCTCGCTGACCGGCGCCATCATGGCTTCCGGCGGACTCGGCGCGATCACCGCCAGCCTGCCGCTGGAGTTCGCCCTGCCGCTGATCGGCTGGCGCGGCGTGTTCGTGGGACTGACTTTCCTGCTGGCGCTGGTCGCGGCCTGGCTCTTCTTCAGCGTGCCGCAGCGCGACGTCGGCGTCGCGCGCGAAAGCCTGTCCACCCAGCTGAAGGACGTCGCCGGCATCCTCGCCCACCGCACCTTCTGGCGCTATGCGCCGCCGATGACCCTCGTCACCGGCGGCTTCATGGCGGTGCAGGGACTGTGGGCGGTGCCCTGGCTGATGAACGTCAATGGCCTGACGCGCCACCAGGCGGCGGAAGTCCTCTTCGCGCTGAACCTCGCCATGCTGGTCTCCCACCTCGGCATCGCCACCTTCGCGACGCGGCTGGCGCGCGCCGGCATCCGCCCGCCGGCGCTGCTCGTCGGCGGCTATGGCCTGGCGCTCGCCGTGCAGGCGGCGATGGTGGCCGGCCTGGAGCCGGCGGCGCTGCTGTGGTTCGTGTATGGCCTCGGCGTCTCCGGCGGCTCGCTGTCGTATGCGCTGCTCTCGGCCCATTTTGCGCCGTCGCTCTCCGGCCGCGTGACGACGACGCTCAACCTGATGCTGTTCATCGGCGCCTTCGTCCTGCAATGGGGGCTGGGCGTGATGATCGACGGATTGATCCTGGCCGGCTTCACGGAGGCGACCGCCTACCGCAGCACCTTTGCCATCATGCTGGCCCTGCAGGTGGCGGCCTACGCCTGGTTCTTACTGGAAGGCCGCCGCAAGTAA
- a CDS encoding MOSC domain-containing protein, protein MTRLDAVYVGGIRPLPPEGHPSGIFKTAVSGPLLLGPEGLEGDEQADRRVHGGPWKALHHYAAENYARLAAAFPDKAALFVPGSFGENVSTAGWDEDTVCVGDVFRIGAATVQVSQPRQPCWKLNHKFGEEALMRFVAEHCVAGWYYRVLEGGPIAAGDDFELIERNAEPVSLRHLWFAFRAHRPDPAELAMLREIPGLSPNWVQKLDERVTWLKQNR, encoded by the coding sequence ATGACGCGCCTCGACGCGGTCTACGTCGGCGGCATCCGCCCGCTGCCGCCGGAAGGGCATCCGAGCGGAATTTTCAAGACGGCAGTCAGCGGCCCCCTCCTGCTCGGCCCGGAAGGACTGGAAGGCGACGAACAGGCCGACCGCCGCGTGCACGGCGGGCCGTGGAAGGCGCTGCACCACTACGCCGCGGAGAACTACGCGCGGCTCGCCGCGGCCTTCCCCGACAAGGCGGCGCTGTTCGTGCCCGGCAGCTTCGGCGAGAACGTGTCGACCGCCGGCTGGGACGAGGACACGGTGTGCGTCGGCGACGTCTTCCGCATCGGCGCCGCCACGGTGCAGGTGAGCCAGCCGCGCCAGCCCTGCTGGAAGCTCAACCACAAGTTCGGCGAGGAGGCGCTGATGCGCTTCGTCGCCGAGCACTGCGTGGCCGGCTGGTACTACCGCGTCCTGGAAGGCGGGCCGATCGCGGCAGGGGATGACTTCGAGCTGATCGAGCGCAACGCCGAGCCGGTTTCCCTGCGCCACCTGTGGTTCGCCTTCCGCGCGCACCGACCCGATCCGGCGGAGCTGGCCATGCTGCGCGAGATCCCGGGCTTGTCGCCCAACTGGGTGCAGAAACTCGACGAGCGCGTCACCTGGCTGAAGCAGAACCGATGA
- the can gene encoding carbonate dehydratase, with protein sequence MNTLKHLFENNRAWAERISAEDPAFFDKLSHLQSPEYLWIGCSDSRVPANQITGLAPGEVFVHRNVANVVVHTDLNCLSVMQFAVDVLKVKHIIVCGHYGCGGVRAALFGDRLGLIDNWLRHIQDVRDRHAGLLSRLADEAAADRLCELNVIEQVANVAQTTIVRDAWERGQQLAVHGWIYGLSDGRLRDLGMTVERLDALAERHQAALKQLA encoded by the coding sequence ATGAATACCCTCAAGCACCTTTTCGAGAACAACCGCGCCTGGGCCGAGCGCATTTCGGCCGAGGACCCGGCCTTCTTCGACAAGCTGTCCCACCTGCAGTCGCCGGAGTACCTGTGGATCGGCTGCTCCGACAGCCGCGTGCCGGCCAACCAGATCACCGGGCTGGCGCCGGGCGAGGTATTCGTGCACCGCAACGTCGCCAACGTCGTGGTGCACACCGACCTCAACTGCCTCTCGGTGATGCAGTTCGCCGTCGACGTGCTGAAGGTGAAACACATCATCGTCTGCGGCCACTACGGCTGCGGCGGCGTGCGCGCGGCGCTGTTCGGCGATCGCCTCGGCCTCATCGACAACTGGCTGCGCCACATCCAGGACGTGCGCGACCGGCACGCCGGCCTGCTGTCCAGGCTCGCCGACGAGGCGGCGGCCGACCGCCTGTGCGAGCTCAACGTCATCGAGCAGGTCGCCAACGTGGCGCAGACCACCATCGTGCGCGACGCCTGGGAGCGCGGCCAGCAACTCGCCGTGCACGGCTGGATCTACGGCCTCTCCGACGGCCGCCTGCGCGACCTCGGCATGACGGTCGAGCGCCTCGACGCGCTGGCGGAGCGGCACCAGGCCGCGCTCAAGCAGCTCGCATGA
- a CDS encoding DUF1840 domain-containing protein: MLIVFKSKAAGDVMMFGDVAHTLMEIMGKDPADKGIVTVEQLPAAIARLKAAVAQDKAEKPVVDHDERLFEKTPEGGKREYVSLARRAVPLIELLEFSLKEGEPVVWGV; this comes from the coding sequence ATGCTGATCGTCTTCAAATCGAAAGCCGCCGGCGACGTCATGATGTTCGGCGACGTCGCCCATACCCTCATGGAGATCATGGGCAAGGACCCTGCCGACAAGGGCATCGTCACCGTCGAGCAGCTGCCCGCGGCCATCGCCCGCCTGAAGGCCGCCGTGGCGCAGGACAAGGCCGAAAAGCCCGTCGTCGACCACGACGAGCGCCTTTTCGAGAAGACGCCGGAGGGCGGCAAGCGCGAGTACGTCAGCCTGGCCCGCCGCGCCGTGCCGCTCATCGAATTGCTGGAATTCTCCCTGAAGGAAGGCGAACCGGTAGTGTGGGGCGTATAG